In Carboxydocella sporoproducens DSM 16521, the sequence TGCTGTTATTTTGCTGGATTCCTTCCGGCGCTGGTTCCAGATCATCAAAACCGGTGAAAGATCATCATTACTGCAATAACTTTATTCTGCAAGGGGGGCAGCCGTAATGGTAACACTAGAACCTGAGGTAGTAAAATATCTAAACAGAAAGGGAGTAAAGGCCATTACTATTGAAGCCCCCAATTCTGTTCACTCCTGTTGTGGGGAGTTCTGTTTCGAACCGGGGATCAGGCTAGGTGCTCCGATAGGGAAACAAGAAGACTATTTGTGTTTTGTCAGTAATAACATTGAAATTTATTACCATCAGGAGCTGCCAAGGAAGCCAGTTATAATTGAAAGGCAATCATGGGGACTATTTTCAACTCTGCACATCAAAAACTGGAGAATCTTATAAAAAAGAGGGTGTCAAGTAAAATTGCTTGACACCCTGATCTTTTTTGTGTAGAATTAGTAAGGAACAAAGGTGGGGAGCCTAATGGTGATACCGTTTGAACAAAGGGACTATATCAGTCTGCTTTTGTCCTTTTATAGTGACTTTCTGACGGACAAACAAAAACTGGTCATGGAGTTATACTATGATGAGGATTTAACACTAACGGAAATCGCAGAACAATTGGCTGTTTCCCGGCAGGGTGTACATGATCTTTTAAAACGCTCCCTCAAACAATTGGAAGAACTGGAACAGAAGCTGGGTTTGGTTGCCAGATATAATCAAGTAAAAACAATGGTTGAAAAAATTGATCAACAACTGGCTGCTGGTCAAATCGATGAGGCTCGCACATTGGTGAAAAAATTACTGGCGTTTTTTTAAAGGCAGGTGTAAAACCATGGCTATTTTTGAAAATCTCAGTGAACGTTTGCAGGCAGCATTTAAGCGGCTGCGCGGTAAAGGCAAGGTTACTGAAGAAGATGTTTCTGAAGTGATGCGCGAAATCCGGGTGGCACTTTTAGAAGCAGACGTAAGTTATAAAGTAGTTAAAGATTTTATAAAAAAAGTAAAGGAACGCGCTGTTGGACAAGAAGTTTTAGCCAGTTTAACACCGGCTCAGCAAGTGATTAAAATAGTCCATGAAGAACTGATAGAACTTCTAGGTGGTATACAAAGCCGGTTAACTACTGCTCCCAAGCCCCCTACAGTTATCATGCTGGTTGGTTTACAGGGGGCAGGGAAAACCACAAGTGCTGGCAAGCTGGCCAATTTATTGCGTAAACAAGGCAAAAAGCCCCTGCTGGTTGCTGCTGATATTTATCGACCTGCTGCTGTTAAACAGTTGCAGGTTTTAGGAGAGCAACTACAAATACCTGTGTTCGCTATGGGGACCTCAGTTAGCGCAGTCAATATAGCAAAAGGGGCCCTTGAATATGCGGCATCTCATGGTCGAGATATGGTGATAATCGATACGGCGGGAAGATTGCATATTAACGAGGAATTGATGCAGGAGCTTCAGGATATCAAAGCCGCTATCAAACCCCATGAGATATTGCTGGTTGTTGATGCGATGACCGGTCAGACAGCTGTAGAAGTGGCTGAGACCTTTAATGCCCAGCTGGGTATCGATGGTGTTATTATGACCAAATTGGATGGTGATGCCAAAGGGGGAGCAGCTCTTTCAGTTCGGGCTGTTACCGGTAAACCAATAAAATTTGCTGGCATGGGCGAAAAACTGGATGCTCTGGAACCTTTTTACCCGGATCGACTGGCATCACGGATCCTGGGTATGGGAGATGTGCTGTCTCTAATCGAAAAGGCACAGGCTGCTTTTGACCAGGCGGAAGCGGAAAAACTGCAGGAAAAGATGCGAAAAGCAGAATTCACCCTGGAAGATTTCCTGAACCAGATGCAGCAGATGAAAAAACTGGGGCCGCTGGAGAATATTCTAAGCATGCTGCCTGGCATTGGAGGTAAAGAGCTGAAAGAATTACAAAAGCAGATTAATCCCAAAGAAATGGCGCGTGTAGAAGCCATCATCCTATCCATGACCCCTCAGGAAAGAGCAAAACCGGAAATTATTGACTCCAGTCGTAAGAAGCGTATTGCCAGAGGTTCAGGCACTCGTGTACAAGATGTAAATAAACTTTTGGAGCAATTTAAACAGGCGAAAGCGATGATGAAACAATTCGCTCAGCTGGAGAAGAAAATGAAGAAAAAAGGCGGTATTAAATTGCCGTTCTTTAAATAGAGAAATCGATATTCTGACAAGGAGGTGAGACTAGTGGCTGTAAAAATTCGCTTAAAGCGGATGGGTTCCAAGAAAAATCCCTTTTATCGGGTAATCGTGGCTGATTCCCGTTCTCCCCGGGATGGCCGTTTTATCGATGAGCTGGGTTATTATAACCCGACTACCCAACCGGCACAAATCAAGATTGATGTAGAAAAAGCTAATGCCTGGTTGAACAAAGGGGCTCAACCCACCGATACTGTTAAGTCCTTGTTTAAAAAGGCTGGTGTTCAGAAATAGGAGGTGCCACCATGAAAGAACTGGTGGAAACCCTGGCTAAGGCCCTGGTAGAACAGCCCGATCAGGTTACTGTGCTTCTCAAGGAAGATGGTGATGAAATCAACATCAGCCTTAGTGTAGCCCCTGATGATATGGGGAAAATTATCGGTAAGCAAGGCCGAATTGCTAAGGCATTGCGGACTGTTGTTAAAGCAGCTGCTACCAGGGAAGGCAAAAAGGTAAACTTGGATATCCTGTAGAGCAGGGGGCCCGTGGGCCCCTTGTTCAACATCAGGAGGGATTGATTTGCAGTACCTGAATGAAATATTGATCCGCCGGCCGGTAGTGCTGAAAGTCAAAGTAACCGAGGACTTTCGCCAGCGAATGGCTTCGGAAGTAAGAGAAAATCTTAATAGGTTGGATTTGGAATTGCAGCAGCTGGATTTTCTGGTCAAAAGGAACCCTCAGCAGCAAAAAAGATATGAATTGGAAAAACAAAAATTACTGGATCAGAAACAAAACCTCATTCAAAAACTTAAAGAGATTAGCAATTGGACTGTAGGTGAAGAAATCTATCAAGGTACAGTTGAATCTCTGGCCACTCTGCAAATTGGCCAATCTTTTAGCTCCCTTTATGGGGTAGAAGTTGTACTGGAAGATGATCAGGTGATAGCCATTAGACAGCATGAATGGCGGAGGGACTCCAATGAATAATGAATTTATTGCCATTGGGAAAATAGTCAATACCCAAGGACATCGTGGTGAAGTTCGCGTAATTCCTATGACGGATTTTCCGGAACGGTTTTATGAAATGGAAGAGGTTTTAGTACAACAAAATGGAAAAACCCGGGCATTCCATATTGACTCTGCCCGTCCGCATAAACAATTTATTATAGTTAAATTTCGAGAGATCGTTGATATGAACGCAGCTGAACGGCTAAAAGATGCTTATATTGTCATTACCAGGGACCAATTGAAAGAACTACCTCCTGATACCTGGTATATCCATGATTTGCTGGGAATGACGGTTATTACTGATACAGGGGAAAAAATTGGTACGCTGGTTGATGTCTTTTCTACAGGGGCAAATGATGTATATGTAGTCAAGCCTGCAGATGGCGGAAAAGACATTTTGCTACCAGCTATAAAAGATGTCATACTCTCAGTTGATACTGTTACTAAAACAATGACGGTCTACTTGATGCCGGGATTGGTGGATGAAGATGAAATTTGACATACTGACCTTATTTCCCGATATGTTCTGGGGACCTTTTGCCCATTCCATTATAAAAAGGGCGCTTGAAAAGGGTTTGTTAGAAATAAATACCATAAACATCCGCGATTTTACAACCGATAAACACAGAATTGTTGACGATTATCCTTATGGCGGTGGAGCCGGTATGGTCATGAAACCGGAACCAATTTTCCGGGCAGTGGATTTTATCGCAGAGAGAGATGGTCGGGTACCAGAGAATATTATACTTTTAAGCCCACAAGGGAGAAAATTTTCCCAGAATATAGCCCGCGAACTTGCGCTAAAAGAACATCTGGTTTTTATTTGTGGCCATTATGAAGGTATTGATGAACGAGTCAGAGAAGGACTGGTAACAGATCAGATTTCCATTGGTGATTTTATTTTGACCGGTGGCGAATTAGCTGCTATGGTTATTGTCGATGCGGTTGCACGGCTGATTCCGGGGGTTTTAGGGGAAGAAATGTCAGCAGCTGATGAGACGTTTTCCCAGGGGTTGCTGGAATATCCCCAGTATACTCGTCCTCGTGAATACCGGGGTTTAAAAGTACCTGATATACTTTTGTCAGGCGATCACGGTAAAATTGCCCGCTGGCGCCGGCAACAGGCATTGAAACGGACCTTAGCCTGGCGACCTGATTTATTGGAAGCGGTAACATTAAAAGAAGAGGACTACAAACTAATGGAAGAAGAAATCACTGTTGATCCCCGGCAAATTAAAGACTAGGAGGATTGGCATGGCGAAGCCAAGAGTTTTTATCGCGTTGCTACACTATCCAATTTATAACAAACACATGGAAGTGGTTACAACCAGTATCACTAATCTTGATGTTCACGATATTGCCAGAAGTGCGCGGACCTATAACGTGGAGACATACTATATTGTGCATCCGGTTCCAGCTCAGCAGGAGTTAATCAATCATATGCTGGAGTACTGGCGCAGTGGTTACGGAGCAGTTTACAATCCTGACCGTCAAGAGGCATTTCAGAGATTACAACTGATCGATACTCTCGAAGATGTAATCCAGGATATAGAGAAAAAGACTGGTCAAAAACCGGTAACCATAACTACCGATGCTCGAGTCTATCCTAACACTATCTCTTATATAAAATTGCGAGAAGAGATCCATAAGGGTGAAAAACCTTATCTCTTATTATTTGGCACCGGATATGGCATAATCAAAGAAGTAATGGAAGGGGCTGATTATATTCTAGAGCCCATTTATGGTGGAGGAGAATATAATCACCTTTGTGTCAGAAGTGCGGTATCGATTATTTTAGATAGACTTCTGGGAGAGCCCTGGTGGGGAAAATAGTGCTTGTCAAATCATGTTGCATGTGTTATAATGTGCCTTGTGGTAGTACGGGCGTTCCGCTGTCCTGACCAGGGGATATGAGCGTCTAGGCAGGAGGGAGGTTAGCAAAAATGGATTTGTTGACTATGCTGGAAAAAGAACAACTGCGTAAAGATCTTCCCGACTTCCGCCCTGGTGATACAGTTAAGTGCTATGTAAAAGTTAAGGAAGGTAACCGGGAAAGAATCCAGCTTTTTGAAGGGGTTGTGATCAGACGTCAAGGAGCTGGACTGCGCGAGACCTTTACTGTAAGACGGGTAGCTTCCGGGGTTGGTGTGGAAAGAATTTTCCCTGTTCACTCTCCTAACCTGGAAAAAATTGAAGTTGTCCGGCGTGGTAAGGTTCGCCGCGCTAAGTTGTACTACCTGCGGAAATTGAGCGGTAAGGCTGCTCGGATTAAAGAGCTGAAATAGTGTTACAAAAAGGGACTGGGTAGCCGGTCCCTTTTTGCACAGAAAGGGGCGGAAAAGGTTGGTAGAAAATACTGAAAAAAAGGAAGGGCTCTGGGAGCTACTAGAGGCACTGGCAATTGCAGTCGTTCTTGCGGCTATTATACGCTTTTTTGTCGTACAGCCTTTTTATATACCTTCCGGGTCTATGGAACCAACCCTGAAACCTGGAGACCGAATCATTGTTAATAAATTCATTTACCGGTTTACCAAGCCCCAGCGCGGAGATATAATGGTATTTAAGTTTCCACTTGATCCAAAGCGGGATTTTATTAAGCGCGTAATCGGTTTACCAGGGGATATTGTTGAGATTAAGGATAGTAATCTATATATAAACGGTAAACAAATTAAAGAACCATATTTGCCACCGGGATTACGTTTTCAGGATTTTGGGCCGGTAAAAGTGCCAGATGACCACTATTTTATGATGGGCGATAATCGGAACCACTCGGATGACAGCAGATTCTGGGGCTTTTTACCCCAAGATAATATAGTCGGCAAGGCGATGGTCATCTACTGGCCCCTGAGCAGAATCGGTATAATCGACGATTACCACGATTAAGAATAGGATGAGGAAGCATGACTATCCACTGGTATCCGGGCCATATGGCCAAGGCTAAAAATTTATTAAAAGAAACATTAAAAATAATTGATGTCATAATTGAATTAGTAGATGCCAGGATCCCGTCAAGCAGTCGCAACCCGGATTTCGATATTCTATTTGGTACAAAACCTCGACTTATGCTTCTTAACAAAAAAGATTTAGCTGATGATGTACAAACAAGAAGATGGTTGGAATATCTAAATAAATCGAGAGAAAAAAA encodes:
- a CDS encoding RNA methyltransferase; the protein is MAKPRVFIALLHYPIYNKHMEVVTTSITNLDVHDIARSARTYNVETYYIVHPVPAQQELINHMLEYWRSGYGAVYNPDRQEAFQRLQLIDTLEDVIQDIEKKTGQKPVTITTDARVYPNTISYIKLREEIHKGEKPYLLLFGTGYGIIKEVMEGADYILEPIYGGGEYNHLCVRSAVSIILDRLLGEPWWGK
- the rpsP gene encoding 30S ribosomal protein S16, which gives rise to MAVKIRLKRMGSKKNPFYRVIVADSRSPRDGRFIDELGYYNPTTQPAQIKIDVEKANAWLNKGAQPTDTVKSLFKKAGVQK
- the rimM gene encoding ribosome maturation factor RimM (Essential for efficient processing of 16S rRNA); amino-acid sequence: MNNEFIAIGKIVNTQGHRGEVRVIPMTDFPERFYEMEEVLVQQNGKTRAFHIDSARPHKQFIIVKFREIVDMNAAERLKDAYIVITRDQLKELPPDTWYIHDLLGMTVITDTGEKIGTLVDVFSTGANDVYVVKPADGGKDILLPAIKDVILSVDTVTKTMTVYLMPGLVDEDEI
- the trmD gene encoding tRNA (guanosine(37)-N1)-methyltransferase TrmD — encoded protein: MKFDILTLFPDMFWGPFAHSIIKRALEKGLLEINTINIRDFTTDKHRIVDDYPYGGGAGMVMKPEPIFRAVDFIAERDGRVPENIILLSPQGRKFSQNIARELALKEHLVFICGHYEGIDERVREGLVTDQISIGDFILTGGELAAMVIVDAVARLIPGVLGEEMSAADETFSQGLLEYPQYTRPREYRGLKVPDILLSGDHGKIARWRRQQALKRTLAWRPDLLEAVTLKEEDYKLMEEEITVDPRQIKD
- a CDS encoding YlqD family protein is translated as MQYLNEILIRRPVVLKVKVTEDFRQRMASEVRENLNRLDLELQQLDFLVKRNPQQQKRYELEKQKLLDQKQNLIQKLKEISNWTVGEEIYQGTVESLATLQIGQSFSSLYGVEVVLEDDQVIAIRQHEWRRDSNE
- the ffh gene encoding signal recognition particle protein; this translates as MAIFENLSERLQAAFKRLRGKGKVTEEDVSEVMREIRVALLEADVSYKVVKDFIKKVKERAVGQEVLASLTPAQQVIKIVHEELIELLGGIQSRLTTAPKPPTVIMLVGLQGAGKTTSAGKLANLLRKQGKKPLLVAADIYRPAAVKQLQVLGEQLQIPVFAMGTSVSAVNIAKGALEYAASHGRDMVIIDTAGRLHINEELMQELQDIKAAIKPHEILLVVDAMTGQTAVEVAETFNAQLGIDGVIMTKLDGDAKGGAALSVRAVTGKPIKFAGMGEKLDALEPFYPDRLASRILGMGDVLSLIEKAQAAFDQAEAEKLQEKMRKAEFTLEDFLNQMQQMKKLGPLENILSMLPGIGGKELKELQKQINPKEMARVEAIILSMTPQERAKPEIIDSSRKKRIARGSGTRVQDVNKLLEQFKQAKAMMKQFAQLEKKMKKKGGIKLPFFK
- a CDS encoding KH domain-containing protein — translated: MKELVETLAKALVEQPDQVTVLLKEDGDEINISLSVAPDDMGKIIGKQGRIAKALRTVVKAAATREGKKVNLDIL
- the rplS gene encoding 50S ribosomal protein L19, with the translated sequence MDLLTMLEKEQLRKDLPDFRPGDTVKCYVKVKEGNRERIQLFEGVVIRRQGAGLRETFTVRRVASGVGVERIFPVHSPNLEKIEVVRRGKVRRAKLYYLRKLSGKAARIKELK
- the ylxM gene encoding YlxM family DNA-binding protein, which encodes MVIPFEQRDYISLLLSFYSDFLTDKQKLVMELYYDEDLTLTEIAEQLAVSRQGVHDLLKRSLKQLEELEQKLGLVARYNQVKTMVEKIDQQLAAGQIDEARTLVKKLLAFF
- the lepB gene encoding signal peptidase I — encoded protein: MVENTEKKEGLWELLEALAIAVVLAAIIRFFVVQPFYIPSGSMEPTLKPGDRIIVNKFIYRFTKPQRGDIMVFKFPLDPKRDFIKRVIGLPGDIVEIKDSNLYINGKQIKEPYLPPGLRFQDFGPVKVPDDHYFMMGDNRNHSDDSRFWGFLPQDNIVGKAMVIYWPLSRIGIIDDYHD